Below is a window of Dictyostelium discoideum AX4 chromosome 1 chromosome, whole genome shotgun sequence DNA.
CTTTGGATCACTTATATAGTGATTCTACTCTTAGGTCATCACCTCCCCCTAACATCACCCTCATCATCAACCCCATCTCCGCCACTCTAAACAAATTTaacaacttcaacttcaGCATATTTGGTAAAGCAACAATCCTCAACACTCTTCATCATTTCCAAATTTCAATTCCACCCCTTCCACtatcactaccaccaccaccaccacaaataCCGCTACCACAACCAAGTTTTATATTACTGTAACAACTTTTATAGATAATATCAATGAAAAGTttgaaaagtttttattgaattgtaacaacaaaaataataaccattaaaaaaaaaaaaaaaaaaaagtagtaTTTAAAAGTTATTTAATAAACCTAAAGATAACACTAACGTGTTtgagatttttatttattttaattatttataaatgtaaTTATTAGATGCCTCAATTATTTGGTGATATAATTCTATGTATTTGGTTGGTAAAAGGTAGGATAGGAGGGTCATTTCTTGAAGGGATCTTTTGATATCAGTTTTTGGTTGAATCATTAATTCGTTTCTTTCATCAATGagttcttttaatttttctaagCAAACTCCATACTCTTTAATAGCAGTGGTTTTATAATCTTCTCTTGTAGTAAATGATAATCTAAATTGATTCCATGTTACTTTTTGACCTTTACAAGAAGAAATTTTTGGATACAatattttttctaaaaaaaataatgataaaccaGTTAATCTTACTAAAGATTcaatttctttcttttctaatTTATCCATTATTTTATCATATTTAGTGAGTTTGAATTCTATAGCATTAATTttgttattaaataaatcattttgagTTGAGTTATTACAACTTTCATCTTTTAAACCAACTTCTTGTATTAAACTActaatttcttcttttaaactattattttcttgTTTTAAACTACTATTTTCTTGTTTTAAAATActattttcttcttttaaataaaggatttctttaatttttttattatcttgttcttttaaatctttaatttgatttttatttttaatgacaTTGGATTCTAAATTTGTTATTTGGTTTTATCTCATttcttcttttgattttaaactatcaaattcatttgtttttttgattatataatctttatattcattttttaattctataattttaattctataCGAggtttctaaaaataaaattttattgttatgTTTTCTTTCTAAATTATTGCACTCTATTTCTAATTGGTGTATTCTATTTATATAGAATGAAATATCAtcattgttactattatttttgataatttttttactaGTGTAGTTAtccattaatattttttttatatctttgtGTGACAATGtatgaaataattaaaaaaaaaaaataaaaaaaaaaaaaaatgcaaaTGAGAATTTCTTAATCgagaaattattttatttttttttattttttttatttattttattatattataaaaacaagAGTAAATTACATCATCTGTGCTTGTTTTGGAATCTATTAAAATCATATGTAGTgcataattttttaaaaaaaaaaagaaaaaaaaattagatatttGATCGGTAACCAAGTTTTCAATAGACAAAATTCTGACATTTATTGTTAAGTACAATGAATAACAAGAAACTTCACAAATTTTtcattctgtttttttttaaaaaattaaataacaatttacttccaagctttttttttttttttttttttttttttttttttatcttttttttcagaatGCCAAGTAGATTAGAGTCTATGAATATACCAGATCCAAAcgcatcattttcaaatatgaTAATAGTTCGCACGTATAAATCCGCACCACCATCAACACTAACAAATAAATGGtgttaacaataatattgataccattaaatttaatgaaataaatgaaattttattttggaagGTTGTAcacaataaaattttatttaaattaataaataaaatttaaatcgaTATTTAAAACTAGTAGATACGAAAGGAAACCATGATAACACTTCAAAGTGCGTgagatttatatttattttaactaTTATAATGTATTTATTAGATGAATCAGTTATTTTgcgaataataataattccttGTATTTGGTTGCTAAAAAGTTAGATAAGGTGGACATTTCGTGAACGAATTTTTGGAGATTTGTGTTTGCTTGATGAACTTAtccatttcttttattttttccaaacTAACTCCATAATCTTCAATAGCAGTGGTTTTATAATCTTCTCTTGTagtaaatgataatttaaattgatcCAATGTGACTTTTTGACTAAAAATTTCTGAATTTTAtgagaaattttttttttttatttcattttttttttattttatttttttattttttttattttattacaaaaacaaGAGTAAATCACCTCATTTgtgaaatttcttttttttaaacaaagaAGTATGTCTATTTggaatttattataatcatgTAGtgcataaaaaaaaaaaaaagaaaagaaaatttgtgaataaataaaaatcaattatttttaatatctttcctttccaaattattttctcgttttttttaaaaattaaagattaagtccaaaattaaacaaaaataaaaataaaaataaaaataaaaatctattttagaattaaaaataaaaaaaaaaaataaaaataaagaaaatttaaacgtttcagatatttttttttttttttttttttttttttttttttagcccAAATACTGGTTCTTTTTTTGACCaggaaaaataaattagttttttttttattttttcttttttttttttatttttttctttttcatatattttttataatatactCAAATGTAAtagaatttatatttatataaataaaatttaaatttttttttttttttttttttttttttatttattatatatataatgtttaaacttaattttttaagatttattttattaattttaattttagcatcaacattttatttattaataattataaatcaaaataataaaattacaaaattaaaaaatcaaactaaagatattaaattatcaataccatcgattcaaaaacaacaaccacaacaaaaagaaatcattatttCACAAAATTCAtgtgaaaataatcaatactttttaaataatggtgatattaaaaatcattatggttttaaagatgaaatttcattattaaattattttttaacttataaaaattattatgatattgaagattataataataaaatctatATTAATCAaactaaatatatattatttaaataccCAAAAccgaaattaataaagaaatttagTAATTTTACACCAACGATTCAAGAAACcgatattaatattaacaatttaattatttcagaAAATGTAACTGatgaatataaattaatatataataaaaaatatcataaattagttttaaaaagaattcaaGCAAATTTATGTGAAGAATTTTTCGATAATTATTGGAGGgatttttataaatctaAATATTCACTAGATCATGGTATAGTGCCTTTTACACCACCAAGACTTTCATTACCATTGAATATTACTCGACCACTATTAACAACTCCGATTCTATATCTACACATTCCGAAATGTGCTGGTCATACATcttatcttttatttgaaaatttttttaaaggaaAAGGTGTAATACAACTATGGTCTCACCCAAGTCCTGACATGTATTATGACGTTAGTAAAGCGAGTAATATAATACTTGGTCATTACCATTATGGTATTCATAAAATTTTACCagagaaatttaaaaacaccTATAGCTATATGACAATGTTGAGAGACCCTGTCGATAGAGTCATaagtcattattattatcatagaAATAATGCATATGATCCAGAATATCTCCTAGCAAAAACAAGTACATTTTCAGAATGGCTTGATAGATCACCACGTGCCAGTAATGAAATGACAAGATTTCTATCAGGCTTAACaaaagatgaagaatttaaacCAACAGATGAAACTTTTCATATGGCATTATATCATTTAAGGTCAATGAAATTCGTTGGAATTACAGAAAGATTTAAAGAAACAATtgcattattaaaattttatgttGGTATTGAAAATCATAGAATAagagaaaaacaaaatgCTGCTAAAATTAATCATCCAGATGTaccattttatataatagaagcaattaaaaaaagaaataattttgatatattattatatgaagaagctttaaaaatgtttgaaAGAcaaattgatattgttggtagagataattttaataatcaattaaataaaattctttaaaaataaaataaaaaaataataaaaaaaaataataaaaaaaaaaaaaacaattttattatctaatttaaataatatcaattttttttattattattattattattattattattattattattattattattattattattattattattattacttccACTACTTGAACATTCATCTTCTCTACCaattaaattgttattaatatttgaacaatttaaattacctgaattatttatatttatatcattaaaattattattattataatccaTCCTTatcaattcattatttttatttatataataaccaccatttttgttattattattgttattattattgttgttgttgttgatgttattatttataaaattattattattattattattattattattattattattattattattattattattattattgttaatgttattattatcaatataatgattatctttattattactttttaataaagtatttaataattcttgatGACTAACtgataaagaattattacCATGTTGATCTATATAATAAGTTTGAGGCggtatattaaaaaaagtatctattttatttaaataatattgaatctTTTCTTCGTAAGTTTTATATGATATATCACAatgtattgattttaattcgATTCCATTTTcgttattttcattatcgcAGGGTAatgtatcatcatcatcatcattttctaTACATATctcttcattattttcatcatcattttcatcatattcatcttcttcttctgtATCATCATaaaaagtattatttttattgttttttatactatttgattttttattattattacaattattattattattattattagggggttgactattattattattattaattttattattattatttgaaatactatcattactatttacagttgtattatttaaaataataatttcattttcaaaatctggAATTGTATTTTTCCATCTATGTATTATTGCTGAAATGATTAAACATGACAATACTAATGAAAAAATTGCCAtacctaaaaataaataaactgaTGATCCCATAAATGTTGGTGTTACATCTAATACAACAATTTGTTCAAATTCTGTTCCATCCTTTATCATTTCATTTGAATACATTGGAGTTGCTGAACAAAATTGaacttgaaaaaataaatctgaAAATCcactattataataatttttatattagaaatttatttacttaaataataataataatagtaataataatttttacatTGGTGTTGCtggaattattaatttaaatccttttaaataatttattttatctttatcaacTTGTAACAAACAAACTGGACTATTTGGAGTTGGTGAAAATCCACTAATATTAAATCtgttaattatataataatataatttttattaaaattagtaataattaaaattaattaaattaaaatgggaaaaaaaaaatacaaaagcatacaatatattttcataaaacattaattttaatttatctggTTCCCTAACtgtacaattaaaattatatgcCTTTTTTTGACCTGATTCAAAAAATACGTCTATTTTTGGTTTCCACaaattttcaactttttcatCTTCTCCTCTACAATATGTATGTGCATCctaaaatagtaaaaaataaaaatttagtattagtattgatttaaatattttatgaattttattattttagggagaaaaaaaaattacattaaatggtgatgaataatcaaataataattttggaaatgttaaataaatagttttatCTTCTGTTTTTGGAGTTCTTATTTGTACACCTGggtaaaaattataaacaaaACCAATTCCTTTTGATGTTGAATTTACCATAGGTaggtaatttattataatattcaaaatcaataaaacaTAATAAAGTCGAAcctttaatttatttctaacttttattccaattaaaaacattatttaaaaattatataaagagTTTAAtcggaattttttttttttttattttttgaaattatttatttttttttaaaaaatacctCTAAATCGACTTtagattaataaaaaaaaaatgctaatataaaaaaaaaaaaaaaaaaaaaaaaaaaaattgataataataaataaacaataattatttaaattgtttttttttttattactattatttttttttttttttttttttttttttttccctctTTATAAATTTAGTTTGTTGctttaaaatattacaaaattgtaatattaaaatatctatTTATATGGTGTTTTGTAAgataattttagaaaataatatcctaaaaaattatgttttgataaataatttttttttttttttttttttttgtttgttttattattattatattttatattttatatttttttatttatttttttatttttatttgttaatttttatttttatttttttatttttatttttttttttcttttttttttttttttttttttttttttttttttcctaataaaattttgttttactactggaaaataattaatatggtttatttaataataataataatattttaatatgttTTTACAATCATTTTCCCCACtctttgtgtttttttttttttattttttttttttttaatattattcataaaaaaaaaaaaaaaaaaaattaaataaaaaaaaaaaaaataacaacagTGTACCCACTTTAGAAAATTTTTTGGATTACATttacaataatttattttaaaattaattttattttatttaatgtttgtattatttttatgtaTATTTGGgggtaaatttaaatatatataccaaaaatacataaaatagataaaaatttaacaataaaaaagaaatagatATAATAATtgagaaaacaaaaaaaaaaaaaataataaaataattaaaaaataatatttaaaaaaaaaaaaacacaaacaACACATCAAcattaaactttttaataataaagattagAAAAACTGTCATCTATAgcgaattatttttttttttttttatttatttttttattttttattgtttttttttttttttttttttttcaaaacactttatttttatttttgatttgtttttataaaatatctGGTCTCAGATATAAAGAAATATAAACAGTCCAAAGGTCTTTTCttgattaaaacaaaaataaattaaaaaattaaaaaaattataaaaataaatgtttgaTTATGATATTTAAATCGATaaacgttttttttttttatttttagtttttatttttattttttttttttatattttatattttttttttttttttgtgtatgttgattatttttagtaaaagaaaaaaaatttttttttttttttttttttttatgtaaaaatattatctgtttttttttttttttttttttttaaatattttttaagaaatgtctgtttaataaatgaagTGTCATATTAACATCTAGAACAATATTTTCAAGTTTGAGATAAGGAATACCAGCAGAAGATTTGTCCAAGAGATCATCTAAAGAAAGTGAGAGAGTACCAACAGAGGCAACACCAATTCTAGCTTCAATATCAAAGATACCAGGAGCATCAGAAGAGATATAGAAAGAGGTAGAACCATGAGAAAGTTTTGGAATATCAGATTCGACGATTACACCTTTCTTTGTTAATTCTTTGAAAGAGATTTTCATTGGTTTAGTTGATTTCTTCTTATCCTTTGGACCATAATGAAGGAGGACATCCTTGAGATAAGAGGTAtaatgttgaatttgatcATTCAAATAGGATTGATGTTTTCTAAGATCACGTAAAGCGATGGTTAAACGCATTCTCTCCTTTCTTTGTTGTTCTCTAATCTCTTGACGATTGATTACCTCCAAAGCGATCACCTTTATGAAACCTtcatattgattattttcacttTGAATTGAACCCTCGGCCTCCATCTTTTTaagattatttataattttctcTGCATTTGAGGATAATTGTGGATTATTGGTTTCTTTACCATGTTTAATTGCATTTTGAagtattgatattaaatcatCTCTTTTTTCGTCGtcgtgttgttgttgttgttgtttttgttgaattGGAATTGATCTTAATACAGAGATCACCAATTCCTTTGTCTCTGCCAATAATGATGCAGAGATTGAAATCTCCTTTTCGATATTCTCTTTGAATCTATTTATTAAAGTTAATTGAATTTCAcgatcattttcatcaaccACCTCCAATGGTGCTGGTAATgctttcaaaatcaattccaATGGATCCTCTTTctctttcattttcaatgCGGCTAAATTTGCAATTAATAAACGATGAGTTTGTGAAATTTCACCCAATGAAATTACAACAACTggattcaatttcaatgttaattcattatatttATCAACTCTTAAATATTCTGATGGATCTGTAACTTGAATTAAATCTTCTAAATATTGTCTTACAATACTAGTCTTTGATAAAATCCATTTATTTAATGGTTGCATCCAACGTTCACTACCTTGATTTTGGAAAGTttttaatgtaaataaattttgtaaaactTTTGCaatctaaaatattttttaaaaaaaaaaaaaaaaaaaattaatattaattttacatatttattatatttatatataaaaataataataataataataataataataattataatacaaACATTAACTAAATTCTTTCTTGATGTAATTGATAATTCTTtatctaaaatttcaaaagcaTCAGGAGTAACGATTgctaaatttataaaacgATAATAAACGAAATAACCAATGACTTTAGCGATTTCATCAGGTTTTGAATCGAAATTCTTTTGTgcaattgattgaatttgtttaCAAATCCAACGAATACCATATGGTAAACGATTCAATGATTGAATGATACCAGTGAAGAAACGTTCGCAAATTTGAATACATTTTTCAACACGTGGCTCTAAAATGGATTGAACCTCTTTCAATTGAATGATTTGATCTTCGGCTAAACCACGATTCAATGTTGATTTAGCACCAGTTTGAATCTCTTGTTCTGAAATCATATTTTGATAAACTTGTACTGCATTcaattctaaatttaaatctggTGCATTAACAACATTATTCTCTAAGATTGGTGctataatttgttttaaaaattcatgtCCTTGCTTTCTTCTTGTATATGTAATAATCATCTTTGGTACTACTGATTCAACTGCTAATAAATCACCTGCTGATTTAATTCTTGACATTTCTTGACCAATTGccaactatttttttaaaaaaaaaaaaaaaaaaaaaaaaattaaattatgtttgttttttttttttatatatatatataaaaaaaaacttactctaaataaacttaaaattaaaaattcttctCTTGGTGAgaaatcatcaccaaataatGTAAGGAAAACGGTATCTAAGAAATCTTCCATTTGATCAGCTTGAATTAATGTAACTAACTTGGCCAAGTAGTGTGGTTCAGTTTGTAAAAGGTAGAACAAATTTTGATATGattctaattgtttttgatCCAATGTAATATATTCAGCTTTATCATCACCTTTCTTCTTTTTATCCTTTTTACCTTTATTTtgttctaataataaatcctataaaaaaaaaataaataaaaaaaaaaataaaaaataaaaaaaaaaaaattaatatgtgttattttttttttattatattatatatactTAATACTtactttaatatttgatctatgtttaattaataatgcaaTACGTTTatctaatttatttacatCTCTTTCTAAAAGATGATTACGACGAATTTCAGCAAccatatttctttttaattcttgAATTTCAGCGATCCAATCAGTTTCGACATCTTCTTTTTGAGTGTTTAAAAGGGATTGAATTTCACCGACACACAAGTTACCTGATAATAATCTTTCTTGATTCATTTTGGTGTAAATCATTTCGTGAAGTAAAACTCTTGCTTTGTAAAGTGTTGCAATGACTTGTCTCTCTTCAAACCATGGTGATGATTTATCGTCTTTGTATGATTTAATAGTACCATATTGattcttttctttatctACCAACATACCACTACCCCAACCTTTTTCACGTAATGATGTCATCAATGTTACCTTATTACTATCATCattaccaatattattattagtgttACCATTGTTCttaatattactactactattattaactGTTGAACTTGATGATGAATCATCGTCTTCATCTAATAAAATAACATCTTCGTCTTCAATTTCTAGTccttccatttttttttttttttttttgtattttgtgtaatgtttgttttattttgttttattttgttttttgtttttttttttttgttttttttttttttttttttaagttcttataaaaaaaaaaaaaaaattaataaatagaaattaataaataaataaataaataaataaaataaataaataaataaataaataaaataaataaaaataaaatttttttaaaaaaaaaaaaaaaaaaaaaaatctatttttttttatttttttaatttttttttttttattttttttcaattttttttttttaaatgggtttttattttcaaataaatgtTTATTGATGGGCTATTAATAGCgggttaatttttttttttaaataatttgctggtaatatatctttttttttttttttttttttttttttttttaaaatcacaaacattaaatgttttttttttttattttttttttttttttatttttttttttttttattcttttactgataatgaaaaaaaaaaaagataaaataaattttggttataataatcacaattattaataaaaattttaattaaacaaaaattattctctgaaatgattaaaattttattttttttttattttttatttttttttttgtttccaATAAAAAGGGCAACAATCCCGAattatttggaaaaaaatgTCTAAACAATTACCTAACATCAccaaaactatttttataaattttattatttttattttatttttatttttatctctttatattttttttttttcggattttttttgaattttttctcttttattaaatataaatatcaaaagtaataaaatttttgaggtgttaaaattttttttttttttttttttttttaaaaaatcttggATTTCTTATTAGGAAATGAGAACCTTtggtaaaaattaattaaaaggttcttatttcaattaaagaaattcaaaatttggaaaaaaaaaaacaaaaaatattgtttaatGATTAAAATGTGTGAtaggattaaaaaaaaaaaaa
It encodes the following:
- the DG1110 gene encoding transmembrane protein, encoding MFLIGIKVRNKLKVRLYYVLLILNIIINYLPMVNSTSKGIGFVYNFYPGVQIRTPKTEDKTIYLTFPKLLFDYSSPFNDAHTYCRGEDEKVENLWKPKIDVFFESGQKKAYNFNCTVREPDKLKLMFYENILFNISGFSPTPNSPVCLLQVDKDKINYLKGFKLIIPATPIGFSDLFFQVQFCSATPMYSNEMIKDGTEFEQIVVLDVTPTFMGSSVYLFLGMAIFSLVLSCLIISAIIHRWKNTIPDFENEIIILNNTTVNSNDSISNNNNKINNNNNSQPPNNNNNNNCNNNKKSNSIKNNKNNTFYDDTEEEDEYDENDDENNEEICIENDDDDDTLPCDNENNENGIELKSIHCDISYKTYEEKIQYYLNKIDTFFNIPPQTYYIDQHGNNSLSVSHQELLNTLLKSNNKDNHYIDNNNINNNNNNNNNNNNNNNNNNNNNNFINNNINNNNNNNNNNNNKNGGYYINKNNELIRMDYNNNNFNDININNSGNLNCSNINNNLIGREDECSSSGSNNNNNNNNNNNNNNNNNNNNNNKKN
- the gapA gene encoding IQGAP-related protein, producing MEGLEIEDEDVILLDEDDDSSSSSTVNNSSSNIKNNGNTNNNIGNDDSNKVTLMTSLREKGWGSGMLVDKEKNQYGTIKSYKDDKSSPWFEERQVIATLYKARVLLHEMIYTKMNQERLLSGNLCVGEIQSLLNTQKEDVETDWIAEIQELKRNMVAEIRRNHLLERDVNKLDKRIALLIKHRSNIKDLLLEQNKGKKDKKKKGDDKAEYITLDQKQLESYQNLFYLLQTEPHYLAKLVTLIQADQMEDFLDTVFLTLFGDDFSPREEFLILSLFRLAIGQEMSRIKSAGDLLAVESVVPKMIITYTRRKQGHEFLKQIIAPILENNVVNAPDLNLELNAVQVYQNMISEQEIQTGAKSTLNRGLAEDQIIQLKEVQSILEPRVEKCIQICERFFTGIIQSLNRLPYGIRWICKQIQSIAQKNFDSKPDEIAKVIGYFVYYRFINLAIVTPDAFEILDKELSITSRKNLVNIAKVLQNLFTLKTFQNQGSERWMQPLNKWILSKTSIVRQYLEDLIQVTDPSEYLRVDKYNELTLKLNPVVVISLGEISQTHRLLIANLAALKMKEKEDPLELILKALPAPLEVVDENDREIQLTLINRFKENIEKEISISASLLAETKELVISVLRSIPIQQKQQQQQHDDEKRDDLISILQNAIKHGKETNNPQLSSNAEKIINNLKKMEAEGSIQSENNQYEGFIKVIALEVINRQEIREQQRKERMRLTIALRDLRKHQSYLNDQIQHYTSYLKDVLLHYGPKDKKKSTKPMKISFKELTKKGVIVESDIPKLSHGSTSFYISSDAPGIFDIEARIGVASVGTLSLSLDDLLDKSSAGIPYLKLENIVLDVNMTLHLLNRHFLKNI